One region of Pseudomonas glycinae genomic DNA includes:
- a CDS encoding carbon-nitrogen hydrolase family protein: MRVALYQCPPLPLEPAANLQRLHQLAMEAKGADLLVVPEMFLTGYNIGKEAVATLAEVYNGEWAQQVGRIAKAAGLAILYGYPERTAEGQIYNAVQLIDSSGERLCNYRKTHLFGDLDRSMFSPGDGEFPIVELNGWKLGFLICYDLEFPENARRLALEGAELILVPTANMIPFDFIADVSVRSRAFENQCYVAYANYCGHEGDIHYCGQSSIAAPDGSRIAQAGLDEALIVGELDRQLMADSRSANRYFNDRRPELYDALNKR; this comes from the coding sequence ATGCGTGTAGCCCTTTACCAATGTCCACCGCTGCCACTGGAACCCGCCGCCAACCTTCAGCGCCTGCACCAACTGGCGATGGAAGCCAAAGGCGCCGACCTGCTGGTGGTGCCGGAGATGTTCCTGACCGGCTACAACATCGGCAAGGAGGCGGTCGCGACATTGGCCGAGGTCTACAACGGTGAGTGGGCCCAGCAAGTCGGACGGATCGCCAAGGCTGCCGGCCTGGCGATCCTTTATGGTTACCCGGAGCGCACCGCCGAAGGACAGATCTACAACGCTGTGCAGTTGATCGACTCGAGCGGCGAGCGCCTGTGCAATTACCGCAAGACGCATCTTTTCGGCGATCTGGATCGTTCGATGTTCAGTCCCGGCGATGGTGAGTTCCCCATCGTCGAGCTCAACGGCTGGAAGCTGGGTTTCCTGATCTGCTACGACCTGGAGTTCCCGGAAAACGCCCGGCGCCTGGCCCTTGAAGGCGCCGAGCTGATTCTGGTGCCGACAGCCAACATGATTCCTTTCGATTTCATCGCCGACGTTTCCGTGCGCTCTCGCGCCTTTGAAAACCAGTGCTACGTGGCATACGCCAACTATTGCGGCCACGAAGGCGATATCCATTACTGCGGGCAAAGCAGCATCGCCGCGCCGGATGGCAGCCGCATCGCCCAGGCCGGACTAGACGAAGCACTGATCGTCGGTGAGCTGGATCGCCAGTTGATGGCCGACTCGCGCAGCGCCAACCGCTACTTCAACGACCGCCGCCCCG
- a CDS encoding flavin monoamine oxidase family protein: MNKNNRHPADGKKPITIFGPDFPFAFDDWIEHPAGLGSIPEHNHGAEVAIVGAGIAGLVAAYELMKLGLKPVVYEASKLGGRLRSQAFNGTDGIVAELGGMRFPVSSTAFYHYVDKLGLETKPFPNPLTPASGSTVIDLEGKTHYAQSLKDLPALFQEVADAWADALEAGSQFADIQQAIRDRDVPRLKELWNTLVPLWDDRTFYDFVATSKAFAKLSFHHREVFGQVGFGTGGWDSDFPNSMLEIFRVVMTNCDDHQHLVVGGVEQVPQGIWRHAPERCVHWPAGTSLKSLHHGAPRSGVKKIAHAPDGRFAVTDNNGDTREYAAVLTTCQSWLLTTQIECDETLFSQKMWMALDRTRYMQSSKTFVMVDRPFWKDKDPETGRDLMSMTLTDRLTRGTYLFDNGDDKPGVICLSYSWMSDALKMLPHPVEKRVKLALDALKKIYPKVDIAARIIGDPITVSWEADPHFLGAFKGALPGHYRYNQRMYAHFMQDDMPPEQRGIFIAGDDVSWTPAWVEGAVQTSLNAVWGIMKHFGGSTHKENPGPGDVFNDIGPIALPE, translated from the coding sequence ATGAACAAGAACAATCGTCATCCTGCAGACGGTAAGAAACCGATCACCATTTTCGGCCCGGACTTTCCTTTCGCCTTCGACGACTGGATCGAACACCCGGCCGGTCTCGGCAGCATTCCCGAGCACAACCACGGAGCCGAAGTGGCCATCGTCGGGGCCGGCATTGCGGGTCTGGTGGCGGCGTATGAGCTGATGAAACTCGGCTTGAAGCCGGTCGTTTATGAGGCCTCGAAGCTTGGCGGTCGTCTGCGTTCGCAAGCATTCAACGGCACCGACGGCATCGTCGCCGAGCTCGGCGGCATGCGTTTCCCGGTGTCCTCCACCGCGTTCTATCACTACGTCGACAAACTCGGCCTCGAGACCAAGCCCTTCCCCAACCCGCTGACCCCGGCCTCCGGCAGCACCGTGATCGACCTGGAAGGAAAAACCCATTACGCACAGAGCCTGAAGGATCTTCCTGCACTGTTCCAGGAAGTGGCTGACGCCTGGGCTGACGCTCTGGAGGCCGGCTCACAGTTCGCCGATATCCAGCAGGCGATCCGCGACCGTGACGTGCCGCGCCTGAAAGAGCTGTGGAACACGCTGGTTCCTCTGTGGGACGACCGCACCTTCTACGACTTCGTCGCCACGTCGAAAGCCTTCGCCAAACTGTCGTTCCATCACCGCGAAGTGTTCGGCCAGGTTGGTTTCGGTACCGGCGGCTGGGACTCGGACTTCCCCAACTCGATGCTGGAAATCTTCCGCGTGGTGATGACCAACTGCGACGATCACCAGCACCTGGTGGTCGGCGGCGTCGAACAAGTACCGCAAGGCATCTGGCGTCATGCGCCGGAGCGCTGCGTACACTGGCCGGCAGGCACCAGCCTGAAATCGCTGCATCACGGTGCCCCGCGCTCCGGGGTAAAGAAAATCGCCCACGCGCCTGACGGACGTTTCGCGGTCACCGACAACAATGGCGACACCCGCGAATACGCCGCCGTACTGACCACCTGCCAGAGCTGGCTGCTGACCACCCAGATCGAATGCGACGAAACCCTGTTTTCGCAAAAGATGTGGATGGCCCTGGACCGCACGCGCTACATGCAATCATCGAAGACCTTCGTGATGGTCGACCGCCCGTTCTGGAAGGACAAGGACCCGGAAACCGGCCGCGACCTGATGAGCATGACCCTCACCGATCGCCTGACCCGCGGCACCTATCTGTTCGACAACGGCGACGACAAACCCGGTGTGATCTGCCTTTCGTACTCGTGGATGAGCGATGCACTGAAGATGCTCCCGCACCCGGTGGAAAAACGCGTGAAACTGGCGCTGGATGCGTTGAAGAAGATCTACCCGAAGGTCGACATCGCCGCGCGGATCATCGGCGATCCGATCACCGTGTCGTGGGAAGCCGACCCGCACTTCCTCGGTGCGTTCAAGGGCGCCCTGCCCGGCCACTATCGCTACAACCAGCGCATGTACGCGCACTTCATGCAGGACGACATGCCGCCGGAGCAGCGCGGCATTTTCATCGCCGGCGACGACGTATCGTGGACGCCGGCCTGGGTGGAAGGCGCGGTGCAGACGTCGCTTAACGCAGTCTGGGGAATCATGAAGCACTTCGGCGGGTCCACACATAAAGAGAACCCTGGCCCGGGTGATGTGTTCAACGACATCGGCCCGATCGCCCTGCCCGAGTAA
- a CDS encoding Lrp/AsnC family transcriptional regulator → MPDIRPPVLDEIDRQLIAALQINARESVAMLARQLGIARTTVTSRLARLEKAKVITGYGVRLGQRVVDGGLQAYVGIKVQPRSGKEVLRRLSAMAQVQQLCAVSGEFDYVAWLRTDSPEQLDQLLDQIGSVDGVEKTTTSIILSSKIDRGHPV, encoded by the coding sequence TTGCCCGACATCCGCCCACCCGTGCTCGATGAAATCGACCGCCAGCTGATCGCTGCTCTGCAAATCAACGCCCGTGAAAGCGTGGCGATGCTGGCCAGACAATTGGGGATCGCCCGCACGACCGTGACTTCACGACTGGCGCGGCTGGAAAAGGCCAAAGTCATCACCGGCTACGGCGTGCGTCTGGGCCAGCGCGTGGTGGACGGCGGATTGCAGGCTTACGTCGGGATCAAGGTGCAGCCACGCTCCGGCAAAGAGGTGTTGCGCCGTTTGAGCGCAATGGCTCAGGTGCAGCAATTGTGCGCGGTGAGTGGCGAATTCGATTATGTGGCGTGGCTGCGGACCGATTCGCCGGAGCAGCTTGATCAACTTCTGGATCAGATCGGCAGCGTAGACGGTGTGGAGAAAACCACGACCTCGATCATTCTCAGCAGCAAGATTGATCGCGGCCATCCAGTCTGA
- a CDS encoding PBECR2 nuclease fold domain-containing protein has product MLVNAAPLIKESGGQQTWIDLALPDLRTLARELRSAAIDEVKRADDAQGALRILLTHFGFIDEALLAVTILTPIRNVAVMRDKLAHIVEKRADSRERYVRHAIDTLTGPFEIWRVLYDNGGYRMAFINAYEAKNDMLVVVDVRHGHVLWNFMHAPARAMNKHRQGELLYKRYILQDKQKEEPVGSP; this is encoded by the coding sequence ATGCTCGTGAATGCTGCGCCACTTATAAAAGAATCAGGTGGCCAACAAACATGGATCGACTTAGCTTTGCCCGACCTGCGAACACTGGCCAGGGAGCTTCGCTCGGCCGCAATTGATGAAGTGAAAAGGGCAGACGATGCGCAAGGAGCCCTCAGAATTCTCCTGACTCATTTCGGATTCATCGATGAGGCATTACTCGCAGTCACTATCCTCACACCGATCAGAAACGTTGCGGTCATGAGGGACAAACTCGCCCACATCGTCGAAAAACGTGCTGACTCACGAGAGCGCTACGTTCGGCATGCGATTGACACGCTGACGGGGCCGTTTGAAATATGGAGAGTGCTGTACGACAACGGCGGATACCGCATGGCTTTCATCAACGCCTATGAGGCAAAAAATGACATGCTCGTCGTGGTAGATGTCAGGCACGGACACGTCCTGTGGAACTTCATGCATGCTCCGGCAAGAGCGATGAACAAGCACCGTCAGGGCGAACTTCTCTACAAGAGATACATTCTTCAGGACAAACAAAAAGAGGAGCCTGTTGGCTCCCCTTGA
- a CDS encoding bifunctional diguanylate cyclase/phosphodiesterase: protein MPRLASVLFLLPLMIWTATADALTLNDEERSWLAAHPDLRLGVDASWPPFEFRDDQSRYQGLAADYIDVIRQRLAIKLTPIEPVSWTVVLEQAKNGTIDLLPGIMSTPERQSYLSFTRPYLDFPIVILAHVGGPQPRKLEELYGLKIAVVENYAPHELLRTHHPDLNLVAMPNVSSALQALATDEVDAVVGDLASSVWSLRQLKLDGLYVSGETPYRYQLAMGVPRDNKMLVGILDKVLADMSPEEISSIQEHWVGNVLDHRTFWSDLLIYGLPGLSLLVIVLAVVIRINRRLSSEIARRIDLEQELRSSEYHYRGLVESLSAIAWEARISDFTYSYVSPHAEDLLGYPLSHWLIPGFWRNIIHPADLTRAQSFCDHEVLAGRDHSLDYRVITADGRCLWVRDIVSLIEHGHEPVMRGLMIDISETKRTEEALRLSEQKFASVFQQCPDILVIARLSDGCLLEVNEAFEEQIGLKAEEVIGQTATELNIWGIPGVGPGLLQRLQAGSIRNLEMPFRRNNGQVFTGLISAEPFELDTTPALVVVVRDITQLKETQQQLQTSEEKFAKAFHASPDGLLLSRQSDGLLLEVNEGFSRITGFNSAMSVDRSALDLGIWVNLNERKQMLDLLHRDGFVRDFSCHIRRSDGQIRLCEVSSRPLPIGEEDCMLTIARDITERHLMQEKLQQAATVFESTAEGVLITDTQQHISAVNRAFTEITGYSESEALGHTPRLLASGLHDSAFYAAMWHQLTDEGHWQGEISNRRKNGELYPSWLTISAVRNRDKFITHFVAVFADISSLKHAQAKLDYQAHHDPLTGLPNRTLFESRLLMALNSQQENGGQGAVLFLDLDRFKHINDSLGHPVGDLLLKGIAVRLKEQLRDIDTVARLGGDEFIILLPGLQQPGDADNIATKLLNCFGAPFQAGEHEFFISASIGTSLYPRDGCDVATLIKNADAAMYRSKAKGRNRVESYTRDLTAQASERVALEHELRRAIEREELYLYYQPKISLDDHSLVGAEALIRWRHPNFGDVPPEHFIPLAEENGMILQIGDWVLETACRQMFEWGQIYESLGPLSVNLAGAQLRQPNLLGRIEQLLKDNRLQPELLQLEITENFIMSQAEEALAVLHQLKHLGVQLAIDDFGTGYSSLSYLKRLPLDILKIDQSFVRGLPDDPHDAAIVRAIIALGRSMQFTVIAEGVETQAQQQFLAAEGCEQIQGYIVSLPLPPEEFAATFLRISVSDFSDSTAEKPSL from the coding sequence ATGCCCAGACTGGCGTCCGTGCTTTTTTTGCTGCCACTGATGATCTGGACCGCAACGGCTGACGCGCTGACTCTGAACGATGAAGAACGTAGCTGGCTGGCGGCTCACCCGGACCTGCGCCTGGGTGTCGATGCGTCGTGGCCACCCTTCGAGTTCCGCGACGATCAGAGCCGCTATCAGGGCCTGGCTGCGGACTATATCGATGTGATTCGCCAACGCCTGGCGATCAAACTCACGCCCATCGAGCCGGTGAGCTGGACGGTCGTGCTCGAACAGGCGAAAAACGGCACGATCGACCTGCTGCCGGGGATCATGTCTACCCCGGAACGCCAAAGCTACCTCTCATTTACCCGCCCTTACCTCGACTTTCCGATCGTCATCCTCGCCCACGTCGGCGGCCCGCAACCGCGCAAGCTCGAGGAGCTTTACGGTCTGAAAATCGCCGTAGTGGAAAACTACGCCCCCCATGAGCTGCTGCGCACCCATCACCCCGACCTGAACCTGGTGGCAATGCCCAATGTCAGCTCCGCGTTACAGGCCCTGGCCACCGATGAAGTGGACGCAGTGGTTGGCGACCTGGCCTCCAGTGTCTGGAGCCTGCGCCAGCTCAAACTGGATGGTTTGTATGTCAGTGGCGAAACCCCTTATCGCTACCAACTGGCGATGGGCGTTCCTCGGGACAACAAAATGCTGGTGGGGATTCTGGACAAGGTGCTGGCCGACATGTCCCCGGAAGAAATCAGCAGCATTCAGGAGCATTGGGTCGGCAACGTCCTCGATCACCGGACATTCTGGTCGGATCTGCTGATTTACGGGTTACCGGGCCTCTCGCTTCTGGTCATCGTGCTGGCGGTGGTGATCCGCATCAACCGTCGTCTGAGCTCGGAAATTGCCCGACGCATCGACCTCGAACAGGAGCTGCGCAGCAGCGAATACCATTATCGCGGACTGGTGGAGAGTCTTTCGGCCATCGCCTGGGAAGCGCGGATCAGCGATTTCACCTACAGCTATGTGTCGCCCCACGCCGAAGACCTGCTCGGCTATCCGCTGTCTCATTGGCTGATTCCGGGCTTCTGGCGCAACATCATTCACCCGGCCGATCTGACCCGCGCCCAGAGTTTCTGCGATCACGAAGTCTTGGCTGGACGCGACCACAGCCTCGATTACCGGGTGATCACCGCTGACGGCCGCTGCCTGTGGGTGCGCGACATCGTCAGCCTGATCGAACACGGCCACGAGCCGGTGATGCGCGGTCTGATGATCGACATCAGTGAAACCAAACGCACTGAAGAGGCGCTGCGCCTGTCGGAACAGAAGTTCGCGTCGGTATTCCAGCAATGCCCGGACATCCTGGTCATCGCCCGGCTCTCGGACGGCTGCCTGCTGGAGGTTAACGAGGCTTTTGAGGAACAGATCGGGCTCAAGGCCGAAGAGGTGATTGGCCAGACCGCCACCGAACTCAACATCTGGGGCATTCCCGGAGTCGGCCCGGGCCTCCTTCAGCGCCTGCAAGCCGGCAGCATTCGCAACCTGGAGATGCCCTTTCGCCGCAACAATGGTCAGGTGTTCACCGGGCTGATTTCCGCTGAACCCTTCGAGCTCGACACCACGCCGGCGCTGGTCGTGGTGGTGCGCGACATTACCCAGCTCAAGGAAACCCAGCAGCAACTGCAAACCTCCGAAGAGAAGTTCGCCAAGGCCTTCCACGCCTCGCCTGACGGTCTGCTGCTGTCGCGCCAGAGCGATGGTCTGCTGCTGGAGGTCAACGAAGGTTTCAGTCGTATCACCGGTTTCAACAGCGCCATGTCGGTGGATCGCTCGGCGCTGGACCTGGGCATCTGGGTCAACCTCAACGAACGCAAGCAAATGCTCGACCTGCTGCACCGCGACGGGTTCGTTCGCGACTTCAGCTGCCATATCCGCCGCAGCGACGGGCAGATCCGCCTCTGCGAGGTGTCCAGCCGTCCGCTACCGATCGGTGAAGAAGACTGCATGCTGACCATCGCCCGGGACATCACCGAACGCCACCTGATGCAGGAAAAACTGCAACAGGCCGCAACCGTGTTCGAAAGTACCGCCGAAGGCGTGTTGATCACCGACACCCAGCAACACATCAGTGCCGTAAACCGGGCGTTCACCGAAATCACCGGTTACAGCGAAAGTGAAGCGCTCGGTCATACTCCGCGCCTCCTTGCATCCGGTCTGCACGACAGCGCGTTTTATGCGGCGATGTGGCATCAATTGACCGACGAAGGCCATTGGCAGGGCGAAATCTCCAACCGGCGCAAGAACGGCGAACTGTACCCGAGCTGGCTGACCATCAGCGCCGTGCGCAACCGCGACAAGTTCATCACCCACTTCGTCGCAGTATTTGCCGATATCTCCAGCCTCAAGCACGCCCAGGCCAAACTCGACTACCAGGCGCATCACGACCCGCTCACCGGCCTGCCGAACCGCACGCTGTTCGAAAGCCGTCTGTTGATGGCACTCAACAGCCAGCAGGAAAACGGCGGCCAGGGCGCGGTGCTGTTCCTCGATCTCGACCGCTTCAAGCACATCAATGACAGCCTCGGTCACCCGGTCGGTGATTTGCTGCTCAAGGGCATCGCCGTGCGCCTCAAGGAACAACTGCGTGATATCGACACCGTGGCGCGGCTGGGGGGCGACGAGTTCATTATTCTGCTGCCCGGCCTGCAACAACCCGGCGATGCCGACAACATCGCCACCAAATTGCTGAACTGCTTTGGCGCGCCATTCCAGGCCGGCGAGCATGAGTTTTTCATCAGCGCCAGCATCGGCACCAGCCTTTACCCACGCGACGGCTGCGATGTCGCGACCCTGATCAAAAATGCGGACGCGGCGATGTACCGCTCCAAGGCCAAGGGTCGCAACCGGGTCGAAAGCTACACCCGCGACCTCACCGCCCAGGCCAGCGAACGGGTAGCACTGGAGCACGAACTTCGCCGGGCCATCGAACGCGAAGAGTTGTATCTCTATTACCAACCGAAAATCAGCCTCGACGATCACAGCCTGGTTGGCGCCGAAGCTCTGATCCGCTGGCGCCACCCGAACTTCGGCGATGTGCCACCGGAGCACTTCATCCCGCTGGCGGAAGAGAACGGCATGATTCTGCAAATCGGCGACTGGGTGCTGGAAACCGCCTGCCGGCAGATGTTCGAGTGGGGCCAGATCTATGAATCCCTCGGCCCGCTGTCGGTGAACCTCGCCGGCGCACAACTGCGCCAGCCGAACCTGCTGGGACGCATCGAGCAACTGCTCAAGGACAACCGCCTGCAACCGGAATTACTGCAACTGGAAATTACCGAAAACTTCATCATGAGCCAGGCTGAAGAAGCCCTGGCGGTGCTGCACCAGCTCAAACACCTGGGCGTGCAACTGGCCATCGACGACTTCGGCACCGGTTATTCCTCGCTGAGTTATCTCAAACGCCTGCCACTGGACATCCTCAAGATCGACCAGTCTTTCGTCCGCGGACTGCCCGACGACCCGCACGACGCGGCAATCGTGCGCGCCATCATTGCCCTGGGCCGCAGCATGCAATTCACCGTGATCGCCGAAGGCGTGGAAACCCAGGCCCAGCAACAATTCCTCGCCGCCGAAGGCTGTGAACAGATCCAGGGCTACATCGTCAGCCTGCCGCTGCCGCCCGAGGAATTCGCCGCGACGTTTCTTCGCATATCCGTATCGGATTTTTCGGATAGCACAGCCGAGAAACCGTCGCTATAA
- the rpoD gene encoding RNA polymerase sigma factor RpoD: MSGKAQQQSRIIELIKLGREQKYLTYAEVNDHLPEDISDPEQVEDIIRMINDMGIPVHESAPDADALMLADADTDEAAAEEAAAALAAVETDIGRTTDPVRMYMREMGTVELLTREGEIEIAKRIEEGIREVMSAIAHFPGTVDHILSEYTRVTTEGGRLSDVLSGYIDPDDGIAPPAAEVPPPIDAKAAKAEESDDDDDAEASDDEEEAESGPDPVIAAQRFGAVADQMEITRKALKKHGRHNKAAIAELLALAELFMPIKLVPKQFEALVERVRSALDRLRQQERAIMQLCVRDARMPRADFLRQFPGNEVDESWSDALAKGKSKYAEAIARVQPDIIRCQQKLTALETETGLTIAEIKDINRRMSIGEAKARRAKKEMVEANLRLVISIAKKYTNRGLQFLDLIQEGNIGLMKAVDKFEYRRGYKFSTYATWWIRQAITRSIADQARTIRIPVHMIETINKLNRISRQMLQEMGREPTPEELGERMEMPEDKIRKVLKIAKEPISMETPIGDDEDSHLGDFIEDSTMQSPIDVATVESLKEATREVLSGLTAREAKVLRMRFGIDMNTDHTLEEVGKQFDVTRERIRQIEAKALRKLRHPTRSEHLRSFLDE, from the coding sequence ATGTCCGGAAAAGCGCAACAGCAGTCTCGTATTATTGAGTTGATCAAACTGGGTCGTGAGCAGAAGTATCTGACTTACGCCGAGGTCAACGACCACCTGCCCGAGGATATTTCAGATCCGGAGCAGGTGGAAGACATCATCCGCATGATTAACGACATGGGGATCCCCGTACACGAGAGTGCTCCGGATGCGGACGCCCTTATGCTGGCCGACGCCGATACCGACGAGGCCGCTGCGGAAGAAGCAGCCGCTGCGTTGGCGGCGGTGGAGACCGATATCGGTCGCACCACTGACCCGGTGCGCATGTACATGCGTGAAATGGGTACGGTCGAGCTTCTGACTCGTGAAGGCGAAATCGAAATCGCCAAACGTATCGAAGAAGGCATCCGTGAAGTGATGAGCGCCATCGCGCACTTCCCCGGCACGGTTGACCATATTCTCTCCGAGTACACTCGCGTCACCACAGAAGGTGGTCGCCTGTCCGACGTTCTGAGCGGTTACATCGACCCGGATGACGGCATTGCGCCGCCTGCCGCCGAAGTGCCGCCGCCGATCGACGCGAAAGCGGCGAAAGCCGAAGAATCCGACGACGATGACGATGCCGAAGCTTCCGATGACGAAGAAGAAGCCGAAAGCGGTCCGGATCCGGTCATTGCCGCACAGCGCTTCGGTGCTGTCGCCGATCAGATGGAAATCACCCGCAAGGCCCTGAAAAAGCACGGTCGTCACAACAAGGCGGCGATTGCCGAACTGTTGGCGCTGGCCGAGCTGTTCATGCCGATCAAACTGGTGCCGAAGCAATTCGAAGCCTTGGTCGAGCGTGTTCGCAGCGCCCTGGATCGTCTGCGTCAGCAAGAGCGTGCGATCATGCAACTGTGCGTACGAGATGCTCGTATGCCTCGTGCCGACTTCCTGCGCCAGTTCCCGGGCAACGAAGTCGACGAAAGCTGGTCCGACGCCCTTGCCAAAGGCAAGAGCAAGTACGCCGAAGCCATCGCCCGCGTGCAACCGGACATCATCCGTTGCCAGCAGAAGCTGACTGCGCTGGAAACCGAGACCGGCCTGACCATCGCCGAGATCAAGGACATTAACCGTCGCATGTCGATCGGTGAGGCGAAAGCCCGCCGTGCGAAGAAAGAGATGGTTGAAGCAAACTTGCGCCTGGTGATCTCCATCGCCAAGAAGTACACCAACCGTGGCCTGCAATTCCTCGACCTGATCCAGGAAGGCAACATCGGTCTGATGAAAGCGGTGGACAAGTTCGAATACCGTCGTGGTTACAAGTTCTCGACTTATGCCACCTGGTGGATCCGTCAGGCGATCACTCGCTCGATCGCCGACCAGGCCCGCACCATCCGTATTCCGGTGCACATGATCGAGACGATCAACAAGCTCAACCGTATTTCCCGGCAGATGCTGCAGGAAATGGGTCGCGAACCGACCCCGGAAGAGCTGGGTGAACGCATGGAAATGCCTGAGGACAAGATCCGCAAGGTATTGAAGATCGCCAAAGAGCCGATCTCCATGGAAACCCCGATCGGTGATGACGAAGACTCTCATCTGGGTGACTTCATCGAAGACTCGACCATGCAGTCGCCAATCGATGTCGCCACTGTCGAGAGCCTGAAAGAAGCGACCCGCGAAGTGCTGTCCGGCCTTACTGCCCGTGAAGCCAAGGTACTGCGCATGCGTTTCGGTATCGACATGAACACCGACCATACGCTCGAAGAAGTCGGCAAACAGTTTGACGTGACCCGTGAGCGGATCCGTCAGATCGAAGCCAAGGCGCTGCGCAAGCTGCGCCACCCGACGCGAAGCGAGCATCTGCGCTCCTTCCTCGACGAGTGA